The following are from one region of the Neurospora crassa OR74A linkage group III, whole genome shotgun sequence genome:
- a CDS encoding universal stress protein family domain-containing protein has product MSSSLTKSSNSAPRFRQHVGFDNLPAGDSTKNNTSSFTLHVKHQGYQPSRRSRTFMVGVDEHAYSDYALVWLLNNMVDDGDQVVCVRVIENPIRPGEKSYQEEAKKLLQTIQSKNEQNRAISIILEWAVGKLHSTFQKLLHLHQPSMLVVGTKGRSLGGIQGLMNTRNSFSKYCLQYSPVPVVVVRPDDKRLKKKEKRTHDPNRQSYAAMLAYNDGKHEANSDASSLYEMEKNISPDEEAHRVAAAIGLPAAFDPTIKPYEPNKPRNRRTSLPSAPSPTAAGTSSVSLSRSTQANESGDEDTAEEEDEYEIEAVSGDQLLAADGRKKLALEREQKKRLHAMEVGEAAALLKSGQSGKSRDSDDEDEEDDTLGRTSDKTKQ; this is encoded by the exons atgtcgtcgtcgttaaCAAAAAGTTCTAATTCGGCTCCCAGGTTCCGACAACACGTTGGTTTTGACAACCTACCCGCCGGCGATTCGACCAAGAACAACACATCCTCCTTTACGCTCCATGTAAAACACCAGGGGTACCAGCCATCCCGAAGGTCTCGTACCTTTATGGTGGGTGTGGACGAGCATGCCTATTCCGATTATGCGCTGGTTTGGCTGCTCAACAACATGGTCGATGATGGAGATCAGGTAGTGTGTGTGCGCGTCATTGAGAATCCCATTCGTCCAGGGGAAAAGTCCTACCAGGAGGAAGCGAAGAAGCTGTTGCAGACCATTCAATCCAAGAACGAGCAGAATAGAGCTATCAGCATTATTCTCGAGTGGGCCGTTGGAAAACTGCATTCTACTTTTCAGAAATTA CTTCATCTCCACCAACCCTCGATGCTCGTTGTCGGCACAAAGGGCAGGTCCCTTGGCGGAATCCAGGGCCTGATGAACACGCGCAACTCCTTTTCAAAATACTGCCTCCAATACAGCCCTGTCCCCGTGGTCGTTGTTCGACCAGACGATAAGCGGctcaaaaagaaggagaaacgTACCCACGACCCGAACCGACAGAGCTATGCTGCCATGCTGGCATACAACGACGGAAAACACGAAGCCAACAGTGACGCAAGCAGTCTCTACGAGATGGAAAAGAATATTTCTCCGGATGAAGAGGCACACCGAGTGGCTGCCGCAATTGGGTTGCCAGCAGCATTCGATCCGACCATTAAGCCGTACGAGCCCAACAAGCCTCGCAACCGACGAACATCTCTACCCTCCGCTCCTTCTCCCACAGCAGCCGGGACAAGCTCCGTGTCTCTGTCGCGATCGACGCAAGCAAACGAGAGTGGCGACGAAGATAcggccgaggaagaagacgagtaCGAGATTGAAGCGGTCTCGGGCGACCAACTTCTAGCAGCAGATGGACGGAAGAAATTAGCACTTGAAAGAGAACAGAAGAAGCGACTCCACGCTATGGAAGTGGGAGAAGCCGCTGCCCTGCTCAAGTCAGGGCAGTCAGGAAAATCGCGGGATTcggacgatgaagatgaggaggatgatacCCTGGGGCGAACGAGCGACAAAACCAAGCAATGA
- a CDS encoding pH-response regulator protein palH/rim-21 has protein sequence MEPRQLFSDPTADPISTAGAASNALSCASFNLPEGGILQLPNGEIITLSAPAAFKPPSCNLALRSVPNIIASGGVVGGTASGTMGLKADDDSHFSDWRDPFYASTFPQCYALAATTIIAYTLVIMLFITPRSFLDGGVVVLGRKGFTNGGGGTSIGGRPWLQKVAALSVAISLTIANAATFRAAEQQYSWGVQNAKQLQEDVLGGAELKIIRIISDTFLWLAQAQTLIRLFPRQREKVIIKWTAFALITLDVIFQSLNSFKYGGSDLTRPKFTEAVPALSYLFALALGVLYAAWVLYYSIMKKRYAFYHPLMKNMILVAVLSVVSILVPVVFFILDISKPDFAGWGDYVRWVGAAAASVIVWEWVERIEALEREEKKDGILGREVFDGDEMLEASQSEHAWPKMKRKGSGGSDSQDTESGGGGKDGGPSLSRFGAWSKISTLTSKHRTEPSSRNEPNEGSSPVAETTNDDERPRFLSPPLWPARPTPAATPVSRTDTTSAASTMYAVRYHTMTELTSYGTPPPTRNMGRLSGSESRGSSRHRDYGSASPGSAPAQDARSTQNSHVGAKASSAGSRWHALTPTVSSRDFVTRSEPRSSKMQRDENSRWDLRARVEEFAATQAENLREKFRPTLDTNNLPVTVIPAPPRRGAAIAQLCEEEELNHSSREGTVREESRNSNASGTVIAVGGAQTPIQTSFSPPPRAANSSMSTAQMPRPQLSPIVTQGSFTNNRYNHLPVTVIPAPPRQDPARAPSQPQSPSLVALGKQPARSDSSTTPSP, from the coding sequence ATGGAACCACGACAGCTCTTCAGCGACCCGACGGCCGATCCGATATCTACCGCCGGGGCCGCCAGCAATGCTCTCAGCTGCGCTTCTTTCAACCTCCCCGAAGGAGGCATTCTCCAACTCCCCAATGGCGAGATCATTACGCTTAGCGCTCCGGCCGCCTTCAAACCGCCATCATGCAATCTCGCCCTTCGTTCCGTTCCCAACATTATTGCTTCTGGCGGAGTCGTAGGGGGGACTGCAAGTGGCACCATGGGACTGAAAGCAGATGACGACTCCCACTTTTCGGACTGGCGTGATCCGTTCTATGCGTCGACGTTTCCGCAATGCTACGCTCTTGCGGCGACGACCATTATCGCATACACTTTGGTTATCATGCTCTTCATCACGCCGAGGTCATTTCTTGATGGCGGAGTGGTTGTTCTGGGACGCAAAGGGTTCACaaatggcggcggcggcaccaGCATCGGAGGGCGTCCTTGGTTGCAGAAAGTTGCAGCTCTCTCGGTCGCCATTTCACTGACCATCGCCAACGCAGCCACGTTTCGCGCCGCCGAGCAACAGTATTCCTGGGGGGTTCAAAACGCCAAACAACTACAAGAAGATGTTCTTGGTGGGGCCGAACTCAAAATTATCCGCATTATATCCGACACCTTTCTATGGCTCGCCCAAGCGCAAACTCTGATTCGTCTGTTTCCGCGCCAGAGAGAAAAGGTGATTATCAAATGGACGGCTTTTGCGCTCATCACGTTGGACGTCATTTTCCAATCACTCAACAGCTTCAAATATGGTGGTTCCGACCTTACACGGCCCAAGTTCACCGAGGCTGTGCCGGCCCTTAGTTATCTGTTCGCCCTCGCCCTGGGGGTTCTCTATGCTGCTTGGGTGTTATACTACTCAATTATGAAGAAGCGGTACGCGTTTTACCACCCCTTGATGAAGAATATGATCCTCGTGGCTGTCCTGTCCGTGGTCTCCATTCTCGTTCCTGTTGTGTTCTTCATCCTCGATATATCGAAACCTGACTTCGCGGGCTGGGGAGACTATGTCAGATGGGtgggggctgctgctgctagtgTCATTGTCTGGGAATGGGTAGAGAGAATCGAAGCattggaaagggaagaaaagaaggatggaATATTGGGAAGAGAAGTGTTCGATGGAGACGAGATGCTCGAGGCATCACAATCGGAACATGCCTGGCCAAAGATGAAGAGAAAGGGTTCGGGCGGTTCGGACTCGCAGGATACGGAaagtggtggaggtggcaaAGACGGCGGGCCAAGCCTGTCGAGGTTTGGTGCTTGGTCGAAGATTAGCACCTTGACGTCAAAGCACCGTACCGAGCCCAGCTCTAGAAACGAGCCTAACGAGGGGAGCTCGCCGGTGGCGGAAACTACAAATGACGACGAGAGGCCACGGTTCTTATCACCGCCGTTATGGCCCGCACGACCAACTCCGGCAGCTACGCCAGTGAGCCGGACGGACACCACTAGCGCCGCGAGCACCATGTACGCCGTCAGGTACCATACCATGACAGAGCTGACATCGTATGGTACGCCACCACCGACACGCAATATGGGGCGCTTGTCGGGGAGCGAGAGTCGTGGTTCCAGTCGACATAGAGACTATGGGAGCGCGAGTCCCGGCTCAGCGCCTGCTCAGGATGCTCGCTCAACACAAAACTCCCATGTGGGGGCAAAAGCCTCATCAGCAGGAAGCAGATGGCACGCACTTACACCAACAGTTTCGAGCAGGGATTTCGTAACGCGTTCGGAGCCACGAAGCAGCAAGATGCAGCGCGACGAGAATTCGCGATGGGATCTCCGCGCTAGAGTTGAGGAGTTCGCAGCAACCCAAGCTGAGAATCTACGCGAGAAGTTCCGCCCAACTCTGGATACCAACAACTTGCCCGTCACCGTTATCCCCGCGCCACCGCGCAGAGGCGCCGCCATTGCCCAGCTCtgtgaggaggaagagcttaATCATTCATCAAGGGAGGGAACGGTTAGGGAAGAGAGCCGGAATAGCAACGCTTCGGGAACGGTGATTGCGGTAGGGGGGGCCCAGACGCCGATACaaacttctttttctcctccaccacgaGCGGCAAACAGCAGCATGAGCACAGCGCAAATGCCCCGGCCACAACTGAGTCCTATCGTTACCCAGGGCTCATTTACCAACAACAGGTATAACCACCTGCCTGTGACGGTAATACCAGCTCCACCACGGCAAGACCCAGCCAGAGCACCGTCGCAGCCGCAGTCACCGTCGCTAGTTGCTCTGGGTAAGCAACCAGCGAGAAGCGACTCCTCAACGACACCGTCTCCTTGA